In Opitutus sp. ER46, one DNA window encodes the following:
- a CDS encoding HAD-IIIA family hydrolase, whose protein sequence is MHPSSASPGRAALFLDRDGTLILDKHYLADPAGVELIPGVPAALQCAKAQGYDLFLFTNQSGIGRGMYTLDDTLRCNARMEELIGLPAPLFTDVCIAPEAPDQPQQYRKPSPRFILESIARHGLDPDRCWMVGDNLADVQAGQNAGINLAVVCTGKLTADQWAARGIPNLHVFPTLVEFARSLAAS, encoded by the coding sequence TTGCACCCGTCCTCCGCCTCACCCGGCCGCGCCGCGCTGTTCCTCGATCGCGACGGCACGCTGATCCTCGACAAGCACTACCTGGCCGACCCGGCCGGGGTGGAATTGATTCCCGGTGTGCCCGCCGCGCTGCAATGCGCCAAGGCGCAGGGCTACGATCTTTTCCTCTTCACGAACCAGTCCGGCATCGGCCGCGGCATGTACACGCTCGACGACACCCTGCGCTGCAACGCGCGCATGGAGGAGCTGATTGGCCTGCCCGCCCCGTTGTTCACCGACGTCTGCATCGCTCCGGAGGCGCCCGACCAGCCGCAGCAGTACCGCAAGCCGTCGCCGCGGTTCATCCTCGAGAGCATCGCGCGGCACGGACTCGATCCCGACCGCTGCTGGATGGTCGGCGACAATCTCGCCGACGTGCAGGCAGGCCAGAATGCCGGGATCAACCTCGCGGTCGTCTGCACCGGCAAGCTCACCGCCGACCAGTGGGCCGCGCGGGGCATTCCGAACCTGCACGTCTTCCCGACGCTCGTAGAGTTTGCCCGATCGCTCGCGGCCTCCTAG
- a CDS encoding DNA-formamidopyrimidine glycosylase family protein — translation MPELAEVEFYRKRWDLAARGDHVVKIRLHEGKKLLRGVDVPALQRALSGATFVGSEARAKQMLFRFRRASGQADVWLGIHLGMTGELSVQPADYQPGQHDHLVLITARPPHSARKSASGHHALVLNDPRMFGRVQFHLGREAPAWWTRIAPALLSNAFTVEAVSTFLQRRRRAPIKAVLLMQERFPGIGNWMADEILWRAGIHPRRAAGTLTPAEVRALWRECRHVCRLALAAIAGRGDTLPPDLNVNIPRTWLFLHRWRPGGLDPRSGTPLAHATIGGRTTCWSPARQILPALRRRRTR, via the coding sequence ATGCCCGAACTCGCCGAGGTTGAATTCTATCGCAAGCGCTGGGATCTCGCCGCGCGCGGCGACCACGTGGTCAAGATTCGCCTGCACGAGGGCAAGAAGCTCCTGCGCGGTGTCGACGTGCCGGCGCTCCAGCGCGCCCTCAGCGGCGCGACCTTCGTGGGGTCCGAAGCCCGCGCCAAACAGATGCTCTTTCGCTTCCGACGCGCCTCGGGGCAGGCGGACGTCTGGCTCGGCATTCACCTCGGGATGACCGGTGAGCTCAGCGTGCAGCCTGCGGACTACCAACCTGGGCAACACGATCATCTGGTATTGATCACCGCCCGCCCGCCCCACTCCGCCCGAAAATCGGCATCCGGCCATCACGCCCTGGTATTGAACGATCCGCGCATGTTTGGCCGGGTGCAGTTTCACCTCGGCCGCGAGGCCCCGGCGTGGTGGACGCGCATCGCGCCCGCACTGCTCTCGAACGCGTTCACCGTCGAGGCCGTCAGCACATTCCTGCAACGCCGCCGCCGCGCCCCGATCAAGGCGGTCCTGCTGATGCAGGAGCGTTTCCCAGGTATCGGGAACTGGATGGCCGACGAGATTCTCTGGCGCGCCGGCATCCACCCCCGCCGTGCCGCCGGCACGCTCACTCCGGCCGAAGTCCGAGCGCTGTGGCGCGAATGCCGCCACGTCTGCCGGTTGGCGCTTGCGGCCATCGCCGGCCGTGGCGACACGCTGCCGCCGGATCTCAACGTGAACATCCCGCGCACGTGGCTGTTCCTTCATCGCTGGCGCCCCGGCGGTCTCGACCCCCGCTCCGGCACGCCCCTCGCGCACGCCACCATCGGCGGGCGCACCACCTGCTGGTCTCCCGCCCGACAGATTCTGCCCGCGCTTCGCCGCCGTCGCACCCGCTGA
- a CDS encoding TlyA family RNA methyltransferase has protein sequence MAAPKKQRLDELLVARGLAESRAQAKALIMSGRVRHGTERLDKPGKDFPVETEITVDQPPRFVSRGGEKLQGAIDQFHLDFRGAHVLDVGASTGGFTDCALQAGAADVVCVDVGRAQLHAKLRGDPRVTNIEKLNARFISPADLPRPAYDAIVMDLSFISLTTVWPAVWPLLRPGGTLVALVKPQFEAGKEEVDKGRGVIRDPAVQEGVLTRVREFALAELPGAELVGTMDSPITGADGNREFLLGLRKAI, from the coding sequence ATGGCCGCGCCGAAGAAACAACGTCTGGATGAACTGCTGGTCGCCCGCGGGCTCGCCGAGTCGCGCGCCCAGGCGAAGGCGCTCATCATGAGCGGCCGCGTGCGCCATGGCACCGAACGACTCGACAAGCCCGGCAAGGATTTCCCGGTCGAGACCGAGATTACCGTCGACCAGCCGCCGCGCTTCGTCAGCCGCGGCGGCGAAAAGCTCCAGGGCGCGATCGATCAGTTCCATCTCGATTTTCGCGGCGCCCATGTCCTGGACGTGGGCGCGTCCACCGGCGGGTTCACCGACTGTGCCCTGCAGGCTGGCGCCGCGGACGTGGTCTGCGTCGATGTGGGCCGCGCCCAGCTCCACGCCAAGCTGCGCGGCGATCCCCGCGTCACCAACATCGAGAAGCTCAACGCGCGCTTCATCTCGCCCGCCGACCTGCCGCGCCCCGCCTACGATGCGATCGTGATGGATCTCTCCTTCATCTCGCTCACGACCGTCTGGCCGGCGGTCTGGCCGCTCCTCCGCCCCGGCGGCACGCTCGTCGCCCTCGTGAAGCCGCAGTTCGAAGCCGGCAAGGAGGAGGTCGACAAGGGCCGCGGCGTCATCCGGGACCCGGCGGTACAGGAAGGCGTCCTGACTCGCGTCCGCGAATTCGCGCTGGCCGAACTGCCGGGCGCCGAACTCGTCGGCACGATGGACTCGCCCATCACCGGCGCCGACGGCAACCGTGAGTTTCTGCTCGGGCTGCGCAAAGCGATCTGA
- a CDS encoding NAD(+)/NADH kinase, translating into MKPLRKLAFVVNEDKAGAPALGRELAAIARQMGVQFKSTTRFPLPRGYLKGWDACCVIGGDGTLLGVARESAQCRVPIIGVNRGSLGFLTTFSSDEARAHFSDLLKGKFRVENRTMLDCSTGTGSHDLALNDVVIKDEVNSRLVRLEVFADGELVTDYTCDGLIFSTATGSTAYNLSAGGPILHPAASVIAMTPICPHTLSNRSIIFRDTVRIRVFNRSDSSRLLVAMDGQRNLKVSANAVEISMAKQRLPLVQRPDYSHFTVVRTKLNWSGAFAEKI; encoded by the coding sequence ATGAAACCGTTGCGCAAGCTCGCGTTCGTGGTGAACGAGGACAAGGCCGGCGCCCCCGCGCTCGGCCGCGAGCTCGCGGCGATCGCCCGCCAGATGGGCGTGCAGTTCAAGTCCACCACCCGCTTCCCCCTGCCGCGCGGGTATCTGAAAGGTTGGGACGCCTGCTGCGTGATCGGCGGCGACGGCACCCTGCTCGGCGTCGCGCGCGAATCGGCCCAATGCCGGGTTCCGATCATCGGGGTCAACCGCGGCAGCCTCGGCTTCCTCACCACGTTTTCCTCCGACGAGGCCCGCGCGCACTTTTCCGACCTGCTCAAGGGCAAGTTCCGGGTCGAGAACCGCACCATGCTCGATTGCTCCACCGGCACCGGGTCGCACGACCTCGCGCTGAACGACGTGGTGATCAAGGACGAGGTAAACTCGCGCCTGGTACGGCTTGAGGTGTTTGCCGACGGCGAACTCGTGACGGACTACACCTGCGACGGCCTGATCTTCTCCACGGCCACGGGCTCAACCGCCTATAATCTTTCGGCCGGAGGGCCGATCCTGCACCCCGCCGCCAGCGTCATCGCGATGACGCCCATCTGCCCACATACGCTTAGCAACCGGTCGATCATCTTTCGCGACACCGTCCGCATCCGCGTCTTCAACCGCTCCGACAGCTCCCGGCTGCTCGTGGCGATGGACGGCCAGCGCAACCTGAAGGTCAGCGCCAACGCGGTGGAGATCTCGATGGCCAAACAGCGGCTGCCGCTCGTGCAGCGGCCTGACTACTCCCACTTCACGGTGGTGCGGACGAAGCTGAACTGGAGCGGAGCCTTCGCCGAGAAGATCTGA
- a CDS encoding pitrilysin family protein: protein MTLLVKRDTSAALASVQVWVKTGSIHEGMHLGAGLSHYLEHMLFKGTERRAGREISATVQAHGGYINAYTTFDRTVYYIDLPSEHTGVAIDILADAVLHSTLPADEVAKEKDVILREIAMTKDDPDDRLWEAMFATAFREHPYRHPVIGHRDVFAGITRDQLVAYYRERYVPNNLVVVVVGDVEPADVLRQVQEHFGAATRTALASVLVPEEPRQLGPRAEHRFEDVEVTRAVLAWPIPGLAHEDAPVLDLLATVLGQGDSSVLWQEVRERAKLVHSIDASSWNPGTNGLFCVSFTCAAEKRARATVAVERLLARIAVRGCTAAQLKKALRQLVVGEINTRKTMSGQAGQLGAAEVVIGDLDYSRAYFTQLRAVTPAAVRAVAARYLVPERRTAISLNPTAAAPKVGTSVEGRAATTDFTEVRLPNGVRLLLQPDQRLPNLHFRFLLQGGPLFESAGKRGATSLLATMLAKDTRRRSAAEVAQYIEEVGGAFFPFSGNNSLGLGVEVLPTDVDRALEVLTDAVLAPAFKPATFATEREALIAALQQDDDDVVTHARKRLREQFFGSHPLAYDPQGNQAGVKALTPADLTALYRRLCVGGNVVLAVAGDFEAKVLVPRLKAFLGRIPKGTVAVPAPELALPAKAGDFAEHAAREQAVVLQGFPGPRVNAPDFYVAEVADELFSGMAARLFERVREEKGLAYFVRSGRVIGLEAAMFYFFAGTQPGREAEVLAEIDAEIARVQAGEVTTVELTRCQARLKAGRRQALQTNSARAMHVGINALQGQPINDWKNYDGRVEAVTIADLATFARRYFQRAQRVQLSVTPSSK, encoded by the coding sequence GTGACGTTGCTGGTCAAGCGGGACACCTCGGCTGCGCTGGCCTCGGTTCAGGTCTGGGTGAAGACCGGGAGCATCCACGAAGGTATGCATCTCGGGGCGGGGCTCTCGCATTACCTGGAGCACATGCTTTTCAAGGGCACCGAACGTCGGGCCGGACGCGAGATCAGCGCGACAGTCCAGGCGCATGGCGGCTATATCAATGCGTACACGACGTTCGACCGGACCGTGTACTACATCGATCTTCCGAGCGAACATACCGGTGTGGCGATCGACATCCTGGCGGATGCGGTCCTGCACTCGACCTTGCCGGCCGACGAGGTGGCCAAGGAGAAGGACGTCATCCTGCGGGAGATCGCGATGACCAAGGATGATCCGGACGACCGGCTGTGGGAGGCGATGTTTGCGACGGCGTTCCGTGAACACCCGTATCGCCATCCGGTGATCGGCCACCGGGACGTGTTCGCCGGCATCACCCGTGACCAGTTGGTCGCGTACTACCGGGAGCGGTACGTGCCGAACAATCTCGTGGTGGTGGTGGTGGGCGACGTGGAGCCGGCGGACGTGCTGCGTCAGGTGCAGGAGCACTTCGGCGCTGCGACGCGCACGGCGCTGGCGTCGGTGCTGGTGCCGGAGGAACCGCGGCAGCTCGGCCCGCGTGCCGAGCACCGATTTGAGGACGTGGAGGTGACGCGGGCGGTTCTGGCGTGGCCGATTCCCGGACTGGCGCATGAAGATGCGCCCGTGCTCGACCTGCTCGCCACGGTTCTGGGGCAGGGCGACAGCTCCGTCCTTTGGCAGGAGGTGCGTGAGCGGGCGAAACTTGTGCACAGCATCGATGCCTCCAGTTGGAATCCGGGCACGAACGGCCTGTTCTGCGTCTCGTTCACCTGCGCGGCCGAAAAGCGGGCGCGGGCCACCGTGGCGGTGGAGCGCCTGCTGGCGCGCATTGCGGTCCGCGGGTGCACGGCCGCGCAGTTGAAGAAGGCGCTGCGACAACTGGTGGTGGGCGAGATCAATACCCGAAAGACCATGAGCGGCCAGGCGGGACAGTTGGGCGCGGCGGAAGTGGTGATCGGCGACCTCGACTACAGCCGGGCCTATTTCACGCAACTGCGGGCGGTGACACCGGCGGCGGTGCGGGCTGTGGCCGCCCGTTATCTCGTGCCGGAGCGGCGGACGGCGATCTCGCTGAATCCGACCGCGGCGGCCCCGAAGGTCGGAACGTCCGTCGAGGGCCGGGCGGCCACGACGGACTTCACGGAGGTGCGCCTGCCCAATGGGGTCAGGTTGCTTCTGCAACCCGACCAGCGGCTGCCCAACCTGCATTTCCGTTTTCTCCTGCAGGGCGGGCCGCTTTTCGAGTCGGCCGGCAAACGCGGGGCGACCTCGCTGTTGGCGACGATGCTGGCGAAGGATACCCGGCGCCGCAGCGCGGCCGAGGTGGCGCAGTACATCGAGGAGGTGGGCGGCGCGTTTTTCCCGTTTTCCGGCAACAACAGCCTGGGCCTCGGCGTGGAAGTGCTGCCGACGGACGTCGACCGGGCGCTGGAGGTCCTGACTGATGCGGTGCTCGCCCCCGCCTTCAAGCCCGCCACCTTCGCCACGGAGCGGGAGGCGCTGATCGCGGCGCTGCAACAGGACGACGACGACGTGGTGACACATGCCCGGAAGCGGCTGCGCGAGCAGTTTTTCGGATCCCACCCCCTGGCTTACGACCCGCAGGGTAACCAGGCCGGGGTGAAGGCGCTGACCCCGGCGGACTTGACGGCGCTGTACCGGCGCCTGTGCGTCGGGGGCAACGTGGTGTTGGCGGTCGCGGGTGATTTCGAGGCGAAGGTGCTCGTCCCGCGATTGAAGGCGTTTCTGGGCCGGATCCCGAAGGGTACGGTCGCGGTGCCGGCGCCGGAGCTGGCGCTGCCGGCGAAGGCCGGCGATTTCGCCGAGCATGCAGCGCGCGAGCAAGCGGTCGTATTGCAGGGCTTCCCCGGACCGCGGGTGAACGCGCCCGACTTCTATGTTGCCGAGGTTGCGGATGAGCTCTTCAGCGGCATGGCCGCGCGGCTGTTCGAGCGCGTGCGGGAGGAAAAGGGCCTCGCGTACTTCGTGCGGTCCGGCCGGGTGATCGGGCTCGAAGCGGCGATGTTCTACTTCTTTGCGGGCACCCAGCCTGGCCGCGAAGCGGAGGTCCTGGCGGAAATCGATGCCGAGATCGCGCGCGTGCAGGCCGGCGAGGTCACGACGGTCGAGCTGACGCGCTGCCAGGCGCGGCTGAAGGCGGGGCGGCGGCAGGCGCTGCAGACCAACTCCGCGCGCGCCATGCACGTGGGCATCAACGCGCTGCAGGGCCAACCGATCAATGACTGGAAGAACTACGATGGCCGCGTCGAGGCGGTGACGATTGCCGATCTGGCGACGTTTGCCCGGCGCTACTTCCAGCGGGCCCAGCGCGTGCAGCTTAGTGTCACGCCGAGCTCGAAGTAA